In one window of Cytophagaceae bacterium ABcell3 DNA:
- a CDS encoding type IX secretion system membrane protein PorP/SprF encodes MQAKAQSPQFSQYYANALYPNPAFAGADYTSIFASRYQWHGLAASYFSNTTLRPKRLILCYFVPHDEIYRIVQVKKAKKVMFPPISDSSSYAETPLP; translated from the coding sequence TTGCAGGCAAAAGCACAATCACCACAGTTTTCTCAGTACTATGCGAATGCGCTCTACCCGAACCCCGCTTTTGCAGGAGCAGACTACACTAGCATCTTTGCTTCCCGCTACCAATGGCACGGACTAGCAGCTTCTTATTTCAGCAATACCACTTTGCGACCCAAAAGACTGATTCTTTGTTATTTTGTTCCTCATGACGAAATCTATCGCATAGTTCAGGTTAAAAAAGCTAAAAAGGTGATGTTCCCACCAATTTCCGACTCTTCCAGTTATGCAGAAACACCCCTTCCGTGA
- a CDS encoding sulfatase-like hydrolase/transferase, with amino-acid sequence MLRSTSRAILGITCFFLLVLVVIRGNALNHGYFAILKSPGLAGRIAFGAFYDVAFAIGLSAIFLICCFWLKSRPGILKHMSTLYSAIVVLLIFVALVNVKNIAMLGGPFNYQWLYYSDFLDNSDSKKAIAANLTKRLLLDFVAFSLLTISCGLVLGKALKRVHGFRYKKHVFAVFAILMVGYFLSAKYYINRSDFSYSHIANPVIAFSESVIKVLSDDQPDLFTMDIPKDFEPFDQRELVRKTSYKGVDNSIENVLLFVLESVPVDYVAGYPGNIKVTPVIEDNLSRGMVFSDIYAHVPATNNSLVSILSSLYPMISYKSITHEYPNIHWPDLSAELKKRNYHTNFLHASDNRFQKVDTFLSYRQYDEVHDYKTIPCERDTFIGSTEEWKHLDGVDEECMGAAFIKWMDQRKDDGPFFATLWTMQTHYPYFVSGEEKDYQVGDPVFNRYLNALNHSDDVLGKIISDLEKRELMESTLIVIVGDHGEAFGQHEQFGHAVHVYEENIKVPLIFINPALFSGQTKEIIGGHIDIAPSIMDVLNLEPPKEWQGISLFNEEHPNRTFFFNPYSGYLFGYRIDSRKVIYDAALDEIMVFDLKDDPEEKINIAKQIPGFVDTSKVRLAQWVQYHSKTMEKILEE; translated from the coding sequence ATGCTAAGGTCTACTAGTAGAGCAATCTTAGGTATAACATGCTTTTTTTTATTAGTGCTTGTGGTTATTCGTGGAAATGCACTAAACCATGGTTATTTTGCTATTTTAAAATCACCTGGACTTGCCGGGCGTATTGCTTTTGGAGCTTTTTATGATGTGGCTTTTGCTATAGGGCTTTCTGCCATATTTTTAATATGTTGTTTTTGGTTGAAAAGCAGACCTGGCATTTTAAAGCACATGTCCACTTTATATAGTGCAATAGTTGTTTTGTTGATTTTTGTTGCACTTGTGAATGTGAAAAATATTGCCATGTTGGGAGGACCTTTCAATTATCAATGGCTTTATTATTCCGATTTTTTGGATAACAGCGATAGCAAAAAGGCCATAGCTGCTAACCTTACCAAAAGACTGTTGCTTGACTTTGTGGCCTTTAGTTTATTGACTATTTCATGTGGATTAGTATTAGGTAAAGCGCTAAAGAGGGTTCATGGTTTTCGATATAAAAAGCATGTCTTCGCCGTATTCGCAATTTTAATGGTGGGGTACTTTTTATCCGCAAAATATTATATCAACCGTAGTGATTTTTCTTACAGTCATATTGCCAATCCGGTTATTGCTTTCTCCGAATCCGTAATTAAGGTTTTATCAGACGATCAACCGGACCTTTTTACAATGGACATCCCAAAAGACTTTGAGCCTTTTGACCAGCGAGAATTAGTTCGTAAAACTTCATACAAAGGAGTAGATAATTCTATTGAAAATGTACTTCTTTTTGTTCTAGAATCTGTCCCAGTAGATTATGTGGCAGGTTACCCAGGGAATATCAAAGTAACACCGGTTATTGAGGATAACTTAAGTCGGGGTATGGTTTTTTCTGATATTTATGCACATGTACCGGCAACGAATAATTCACTAGTGTCTATTTTAAGTTCGCTATATCCGATGATTTCTTATAAATCAATTACTCATGAATATCCCAACATTCATTGGCCAGATTTAAGCGCAGAACTGAAAAAAAGGAATTATCATACGAATTTTTTGCATGCTTCTGACAACCGTTTCCAAAAAGTTGATACTTTTTTATCTTACCGTCAGTATGATGAGGTGCATGACTATAAGACCATACCTTGTGAGCGAGATACTTTCATTGGCAGTACAGAGGAGTGGAAGCACCTAGATGGTGTTGATGAGGAGTGTATGGGTGCTGCTTTTATTAAATGGATGGATCAAAGAAAAGATGATGGACCATTTTTTGCCACTTTATGGACCATGCAGACCCATTACCCTTATTTTGTTTCTGGAGAAGAAAAAGATTATCAGGTAGGGGACCCTGTATTTAACCGGTACTTAAATGCTTTAAACCATAGCGATGATGTGCTTGGGAAAATAATTTCAGATCTAGAAAAACGAGAGTTGATGGAGTCAACCTTGATTGTAATTGTAGGTGATCATGGTGAGGCTTTTGGGCAACATGAACAATTTGGACATGCTGTTCATGTTTATGAAGAAAACATTAAAGTTCCTCTTATTTTTATAAACCCTGCATTGTTTAGTGGGCAAACTAAAGAAATTATTGGCGGGCATATAGACATTGCTCCTAGTATTATGGATGTTCTGAACCTAGAACCTCCTAAAGAATGGCAAGGTATAAGCCTATTTAATGAAGAACATCCCAATCGTACCTTTTTCTTTAACCCCTATTCAGGATACCTTTTTGGGTATCGTATTGATAGCCGTAAGGTTATTTACGATGCCGCTCTTGATGAAATAATGGTATTTGACCTTAAGGATGACCCCGAGGAGAAGATCAATATAGCCAAACAGATCCCCGGTTTTGTGGACACAAGCAAGGTGCGTTTGGCGCAATGGGTGCAATATCATTCAAAAACAATGGAAAAAATCTTAGAGGAGTAA
- a CDS encoding LTA synthase family protein — MNKNLLYKIIGSYVFLLFVLLLIRGKVMQLSYFSFFTSPRSAPYILAAAWYDWLFISAITLFFLLLGYVWIHKVKRLKMLGYTYNGLAVLVILAALVNVVNVHMLGTPFNYQWLYYSDFLGNSDSKQAIMANVNLWLILEILCFSGLVISGGWLLKWAIDKWAISNLKLRSVTYVSILLLFTYFIGARYFIEQKGLKYNQTANPIVAFTESAIHTMYFDQPDLYNMELPDDFEPFPKPEINHKANLDPKASQIKNVLLYVLESVPAEYVAGYDREYEVTPNIEKHLKHALVFSDIYAHTPTTNNSLVSILGSIYPLISYKTLTVEYPDIKWPTISSELKSHGFQTSFFHASDNRFQKMDEYLSHRKFDLIKDYQNIPCDGEVMVGSTKEWKYLDGVDEECMADAFINWLDDVDAPFFSTIWTMQTHYPYFASGPEKDYIGDENPELNRYLNALNHSDAVFGKVLGALKQRDLMDSTLVIILGDHGEAFGRHGQVGHAVYVYEENVRIPLIFINPVLYNENVKEVVGGQVDLAPTIMDVLNLPTPSEWQGGSLFNTKRANRAYFFNPRSNYLFGYRTPEYKFIYDATENKSMVFDLAKDPKEAHNIADSLPDFVDTSHKRLARWVQYHSSVMKEVLNEK, encoded by the coding sequence ATGAACAAGAACTTGTTGTATAAGATAATAGGAAGCTATGTTTTTTTGCTGTTTGTTCTTCTGCTTATCCGTGGCAAGGTAATGCAGTTGAGCTATTTCTCTTTTTTTACATCACCAAGGTCAGCGCCTTACATTTTGGCGGCTGCCTGGTACGACTGGCTTTTCATTAGTGCGATAACCCTCTTTTTTTTATTATTAGGATATGTGTGGATCCATAAGGTAAAGCGGTTAAAGATGCTTGGCTACACCTATAATGGGCTAGCTGTTTTGGTTATTTTGGCAGCCTTGGTCAATGTGGTCAATGTGCATATGTTAGGTACGCCATTCAACTATCAATGGCTTTATTATTCAGATTTTCTGGGCAATAGTGACAGTAAGCAAGCCATAATGGCCAATGTGAATCTATGGCTGATACTCGAAATTTTATGCTTCAGTGGTTTGGTTATTAGTGGTGGCTGGTTGTTGAAATGGGCTATTGACAAATGGGCCATTTCTAATCTTAAGCTAAGGTCTGTTACTTATGTTTCCATTTTATTGCTTTTTACATATTTTATTGGAGCAAGATATTTCATTGAGCAAAAGGGGCTGAAATATAACCAGACAGCAAATCCTATTGTTGCATTTACAGAATCAGCCATTCATACGATGTATTTTGATCAGCCTGATTTGTATAATATGGAGCTGCCGGATGATTTTGAGCCGTTCCCTAAGCCTGAAATTAACCATAAAGCTAACCTAGACCCCAAGGCATCTCAAATAAAGAATGTATTATTATATGTACTGGAATCTGTTCCCGCTGAATATGTTGCAGGTTATGACCGGGAGTATGAAGTGACACCAAATATCGAAAAGCATTTAAAGCACGCGTTGGTTTTTTCTGATATCTATGCGCATACTCCTACCACCAATAATTCTTTGGTGTCAATATTGGGGTCTATATATCCTTTAATATCATATAAAACCCTGACTGTAGAGTATCCCGATATTAAATGGCCTACTATTAGTTCAGAATTAAAAAGTCACGGATTCCAAACGTCTTTTTTCCATGCTTCCGACAATCGGTTTCAGAAAATGGATGAATACCTTTCCCATAGAAAGTTCGATTTGATAAAGGATTATCAAAACATACCTTGTGATGGCGAAGTAATGGTGGGTAGTACCAAAGAATGGAAATATTTGGATGGGGTTGATGAAGAGTGTATGGCAGATGCTTTTATCAATTGGCTGGATGATGTGGACGCTCCTTTTTTCTCAACTATATGGACTATGCAAACCCATTACCCTTATTTTGCTTCTGGGCCGGAAAAGGATTATATTGGAGACGAAAATCCCGAGCTAAATCGGTATTTGAATGCGTTGAACCACAGCGATGCGGTGTTCGGAAAAGTTTTGGGCGCATTAAAGCAACGTGATTTGATGGATTCAACATTGGTAATAATCCTGGGCGACCATGGCGAAGCTTTTGGCAGGCATGGACAGGTGGGGCATGCGGTTTATGTATATGAGGAAAATGTCAGGATTCCGTTGATTTTTATCAATCCTGTTTTGTATAATGAAAATGTGAAAGAGGTTGTTGGTGGACAAGTAGACTTAGCTCCGACCATAATGGATGTTTTAAACCTGCCTACTCCTTCAGAATGGCAAGGGGGTAGCTTGTTTAATACTAAAAGGGCAAACCGGGCTTATTTTTTCAATCCTCGCTCAAACTATCTGTTTGGTTATAGAACCCCGGAATATAAATTTATTTATGACGCTACTGAAAATAAATCCATGGTGTTTGATCTTGCCAAAGACCCTAAAGAAGCGCATAATATTGCCGACAGTTTGCCTGATTTTGTTGATACTAGCCATAAAAGATTGGCCAGGTGGGTCCAATATCATTCTTCAGTAATGAAAGAGGTTCTGAATGAGAAATAA
- a CDS encoding YARHG domain-containing protein, which produces MKALFCLLSIIVLFSGCSESQTEHIAEEAGHVSEQTEVVRTNEEPEVQERYSASVNYENINPAIRPYIIKLDSLFDQTPYYINSEGEYFFYVCNGCYSRKEQDDKPLIQMGIINEAYDTILAPDYSKIYNPDATVKDYIEIEINGMKGLFNYKTHHVIEPQYEVIFPSDISGVLAFGKIGDKHYAIKEEGAELIDEDIPLYKMHGEKWAFDIRAPHIKYLYDSYHIIEGNGPNTGERVVITPSYIHQLGYAPEVITGINQAQNEFGVGSAEGKIIESLSITDKIVALISSFKESGIDGRDYWNNKHHLITVDDKNNVLGSELFNENRGYGQFLCEEGEGAFKFLEDNMLETRSAAYVKEAYPHYDYMSQYHYYQILQDGEIVKLESNRFYEFTKYIKLDESYFLGCFAKKNSDQETQDEGNYWLYNHLTIEDLDIMRNEIFADYGLRFQTEKWQQYFNKQEWYAPAYDNVDHLLTEIDKHNIQTILSVKEKISGKEAELKKLIFYVAAG; this is translated from the coding sequence ATGAAAGCTTTATTTTGCCTTTTGTCCATTATAGTTCTTTTTTCAGGGTGTTCTGAAAGTCAAACTGAGCATATAGCCGAAGAGGCAGGACATGTTTCGGAACAAACAGAGGTTGTTCGTACCAATGAAGAACCGGAGGTGCAGGAACGGTATAGTGCATCCGTGAACTATGAGAATATTAACCCTGCCATTCGCCCCTACATTATAAAATTAGATTCTTTGTTTGACCAAACCCCTTACTATATAAATTCTGAAGGCGAATACTTCTTCTATGTGTGTAATGGGTGTTACTCTCGAAAGGAACAGGATGATAAACCCTTGATTCAAATGGGCATCATCAATGAGGCTTATGATACCATTTTGGCCCCTGATTACTCAAAAATATATAATCCGGATGCTACTGTTAAAGACTATATTGAAATTGAAATCAATGGAATGAAAGGGTTGTTTAACTATAAGACACATCATGTTATAGAGCCACAATATGAGGTGATATTTCCGTCTGACATTTCCGGGGTTTTAGCATTTGGGAAAATTGGAGATAAGCATTATGCTATTAAAGAAGAAGGAGCAGAGCTGATTGATGAAGATATTCCTTTATATAAAATGCATGGGGAGAAATGGGCATTTGACATCAGGGCTCCTCATATAAAATATCTTTATGACAGTTATCATATAATAGAAGGTAACGGGCCGAATACAGGGGAAAGGGTAGTAATTACTCCTTCCTACATTCATCAACTAGGCTATGCTCCAGAAGTTATAACAGGTATTAACCAAGCTCAGAATGAATTTGGTGTCGGATCTGCCGAAGGCAAAATTATAGAGTCTTTGTCAATTACCGATAAAATTGTTGCGTTAATTTCTTCATTTAAAGAAAGCGGTATTGACGGTAGGGATTACTGGAATAATAAGCATCATCTAATAACAGTAGATGATAAGAACAATGTATTGGGCAGTGAGTTGTTTAACGAAAATAGGGGGTATGGTCAATTTCTGTGCGAAGAAGGAGAGGGTGCTTTTAAATTTCTGGAAGATAATATGCTGGAAACCAGAAGTGCTGCCTATGTCAAGGAAGCATACCCACATTATGATTATATGTCTCAGTACCATTATTACCAAATTCTTCAAGATGGAGAAATCGTAAAGTTGGAGAGCAACAGGTTCTATGAGTTTACCAAGTATATCAAACTGGACGAGTCTTATTTCTTGGGGTGTTTCGCTAAAAAAAATTCTGACCAAGAAACTCAAGACGAAGGTAATTATTGGCTATACAATCACCTGACCATAGAGGATTTGGATATCATGAGGAATGAAATCTTTGCTGATTACGGGCTGAGGTTTCAAACAGAAAAGTGGCAACAGTATTTTAATAAGCAAGAGTGGTATGCTCCCGCCTATGATAATGTAGATCATTTACTTACAGAAATTGACAAGCACAATATTCAAACCATCCTTTCGGTCAAAGAAAAGATAAGCGGTAAAGAAGCTGAATTAAAAAAACTGATCTTTTATGTTGCGGCCGGTTAA
- a CDS encoding methylenetetrahydrofolate reductase yields MLTYGITPPKANNTEEKVQEIAKKQIDRIKNLNIDALIIYDIQDESDRISDDRPYPFLPTMDPKKYADSYLNEINVPKVLFKCVGNCCPNKLSKEIREVNQKQHYVFVGPSSSSQKVSITLPEAYKLIQKSDLINLGGIMIPERHQKKNDEHIRVRDKIKSGCNFFISQAVYHAEASKNFLSDYHYLCEHTGLEKKPIIFTLTLCGSPKTLEFLKWLGVSIPKWVENDLLNAQDILQKSYDISYQIYKELSSFAKDKGIPVGFNVESVAIKKDEIEASLQLLNHIHQDFQKQKEIKGLFEEVNAIKEVYTKTALDRKLIK; encoded by the coding sequence ATGCTGACATACGGAATTACTCCGCCTAAAGCGAACAATACAGAGGAGAAAGTACAGGAGATTGCAAAAAAACAGATTGACAGGATCAAGAACCTGAACATTGACGCACTTATTATTTACGACATACAGGATGAGTCTGATCGGATTTCAGATGACCGGCCTTACCCATTTTTGCCGACCATGGATCCTAAGAAATATGCCGATTCTTATCTAAATGAAATAAATGTCCCTAAGGTTTTATTTAAGTGCGTTGGCAACTGTTGTCCAAATAAACTTAGTAAGGAGATAAGAGAGGTAAACCAAAAACAACATTATGTTTTTGTAGGGCCTTCGTCCAGCTCTCAAAAGGTTTCTATTACTTTGCCGGAGGCTTATAAGCTTATTCAAAAGTCTGACCTGATTAATTTGGGAGGTATAATGATTCCTGAGAGGCATCAGAAGAAAAATGATGAACATATTAGGGTGAGGGATAAAATAAAAAGTGGGTGTAATTTCTTTATTTCCCAGGCGGTATATCATGCAGAAGCTTCAAAAAACTTTTTGTCGGATTACCATTACTTATGTGAGCATACAGGACTGGAAAAAAAGCCTATTATTTTCACATTGACTTTATGTGGGTCTCCTAAAACCTTGGAATTTCTGAAGTGGTTGGGGGTGTCTATTCCTAAATGGGTTGAGAATGATTTGTTAAATGCGCAAGATATTTTGCAAAAATCTTACGATATCAGCTATCAGATATATAAGGAATTAAGCAGTTTTGCAAAAGACAAGGGAATTCCTGTGGGTTTTAATGTAGAAAGTGTAGCCATTAAGAAAGACGAAATAGAAGCTTCTTTGCAGTTGCTTAACCACATTCACCAAGATTTCCAAAAGCAAAAAGAAATCAAGGGTTTGTTTGAAGAAGTAAATGCCATTAAGGAAGTGTACACAAAAACTGCACTGGATAGAAAACTTATTAAGTAA
- a CDS encoding IS5 family transposase: MQKTPKRRAPRCEYSSPSQLSIIGFETPFHNQLDPNNRWVLLSNKIPWDELVNLYNKRNPPKKTGRPALNPRVLIGVVIIKHILNLDDRETVAQITENMYLQYFLGYSSYIKEPPFDPSLFVDIRKRLGQELINAMNERIHEFYMEKAPKKVDKTTKGKNDPPSFASGQESNKGEAIFDATACPQDIIYPTDLGLLNKAREITQQIIDELHCKNTQGKKPRTYRKIARKTYLKVAQNKNPSRKVIRKGIKAQLQYLRRNFKTIEKQLDSFEVFPLCHRTQRSYWVIQTLYEQQLGMFKNRGHHVADRIVSIHQPHVRPIVRGKSRAKTEFGAKIHLSMVDGFSFLDTVSWEAFNEGSHLVDYVEKYRKRFGFYPAKVLADKIYCTRENRKWLKGKGIKLAAKPLGRPSAKAVENHVSPGERNPVEGKFGQAKNSYGMNRIRARLKNTSQTWIASIILVLNLVKLTRQALYFLSFSAWHKSIFNIIRGLKDVFERMTIKNRPGERSGPVFYIC, encoded by the coding sequence ATGCAGAAGACCCCTAAAAGGCGTGCACCACGCTGCGAATATTCAAGTCCCAGCCAGTTGTCAATTATTGGTTTCGAGACACCGTTTCATAATCAGCTTGACCCCAACAACCGGTGGGTTTTGCTCAGCAACAAAATTCCATGGGATGAACTTGTCAATCTCTACAACAAACGCAATCCTCCAAAAAAGACAGGGAGACCGGCGCTTAACCCTCGTGTGCTGATTGGAGTGGTGATCATCAAGCATATCCTCAACCTGGATGATCGTGAGACAGTTGCCCAGATTACCGAAAACATGTATCTGCAATACTTTCTGGGGTACAGTTCTTATATCAAGGAGCCTCCATTTGATCCATCTTTGTTTGTAGATATCAGAAAACGGTTGGGGCAGGAACTTATCAATGCGATGAATGAAAGGATCCATGAGTTTTACATGGAAAAAGCCCCAAAAAAAGTTGACAAAACTACGAAAGGAAAAAATGACCCTCCTTCCTTTGCCAGTGGGCAAGAGTCTAACAAAGGAGAGGCAATCTTTGACGCAACTGCCTGTCCTCAAGATATCATTTACCCAACCGATTTGGGGCTGCTGAACAAAGCAAGGGAAATCACCCAACAGATCATAGATGAGCTTCATTGTAAAAATACCCAGGGGAAGAAACCAAGGACTTACAGAAAAATAGCTCGTAAAACCTATCTGAAGGTGGCCCAGAACAAGAATCCATCAAGAAAAGTAATTCGCAAAGGGATAAAAGCCCAGCTCCAATACCTTAGAAGAAACTTCAAGACCATTGAAAAGCAGCTGGACAGCTTTGAGGTTTTTCCTTTGTGTCATCGTACACAGCGGTCATACTGGGTCATTCAGACACTTTATGAACAACAGCTTGGCATGTTTAAGAACCGGGGCCACCATGTAGCAGATCGGATTGTTAGTATCCATCAGCCTCATGTGCGACCTATTGTACGGGGAAAGTCACGAGCCAAAACTGAATTTGGAGCCAAGATCCACCTTAGCATGGTGGATGGTTTTTCCTTTCTGGACACTGTGTCCTGGGAGGCTTTTAACGAGGGCAGTCATCTTGTTGATTACGTTGAAAAATATCGGAAACGGTTTGGTTTTTATCCTGCCAAAGTACTGGCAGACAAAATTTACTGCACCCGTGAAAACCGGAAGTGGTTGAAGGGAAAAGGAATAAAACTGGCAGCCAAACCTTTGGGCAGGCCATCCGCAAAGGCAGTGGAAAACCACGTAAGTCCAGGAGAGAGGAATCCGGTTGAAGGAAAGTTTGGACAAGCAAAAAACAGCTATGGGATGAACCGTATCCGTGCCAGACTTAAGAATACCAGCCAAACGTGGATCGCCTCAATAATCCTGGTGCTCAACCTGGTCAAATTGACCAGGCAGGCACTCTATTTTCTGAGTTTTTCAGCATGGCATAAGTCAATTTTTAACATAATTCGGGGTCTGAAAGACGTATTTGAAAGGATGACAATAAAAAACCGGCCTGGCGAGCGCTCAGGGCCGGTTTTTTACATATGTTAA
- the nhaA gene encoding Na+/H+ antiporter NhaA: MKPTVIERYIVEPVSHFMHKQTSTGIVLLSVTILALIVANSPLAEYYHALWHQKFTIGFENARLEKDLSHWINDGLMAIFFFVVGLELKREMMAGELAKPREALLPIVAAIGGMVAPALIFSLLNDGTPFSKGWGIPMATDIAFALGILFILGDKVPVALKVFLTALAIVDDLGAVLVVAFFYTSEISFVSLGFGALFFGLLIGANLLGIRNTTFYGILGIGGLWLAFLLSGVHATIAAVLAAFTIPASYRIDTSVFSNKVKSLLGKLNTQIDNSTANSKRMLNHDELHVLDKVTTLSKDAHTPLQRLEHALHPIVGFVILPIFAFSNAGVTVSGNFIQDLMSPLALGIILGLSLGKLLGIALFCKLVVALKWTKLPKNVTWMHIYGVALLAGVGFTMSLFITDLAFLNPDTINQAKIGVLTASTISGVLGYLILSKAPRRKKVAEQSDVSGAVPV; this comes from the coding sequence ATGAAACCTACCGTAATTGAGCGTTATATTGTAGAACCAGTATCGCACTTTATGCACAAGCAAACCTCTACAGGTATTGTGTTGCTTAGTGTTACTATTCTTGCCTTAATTGTTGCCAACTCGCCACTTGCTGAATATTATCATGCACTTTGGCATCAGAAATTTACCATCGGGTTCGAAAATGCCAGATTAGAAAAAGACTTGAGCCACTGGATCAATGACGGTCTTATGGCTATTTTCTTTTTTGTAGTAGGCCTTGAGCTCAAACGAGAAATGATGGCAGGAGAGCTCGCCAAACCTAGAGAAGCCCTTTTGCCTATAGTAGCAGCTATTGGCGGTATGGTAGCACCCGCACTTATTTTTTCTTTGTTGAACGATGGTACACCTTTCAGCAAAGGCTGGGGAATACCTATGGCTACTGATATCGCTTTTGCGCTTGGTATCCTTTTTATCTTGGGGGACAAGGTGCCTGTTGCACTAAAAGTCTTCTTAACGGCTTTAGCTATTGTGGATGACCTTGGTGCTGTACTTGTCGTTGCGTTTTTCTATACCTCTGAAATCTCTTTTGTGAGCCTAGGTTTTGGTGCTCTGTTCTTTGGCTTGCTGATCGGCGCCAATTTGCTTGGAATTAGAAATACTACTTTTTATGGTATTCTGGGGATTGGAGGTCTTTGGCTTGCATTCTTATTGTCAGGGGTGCATGCTACCATTGCGGCAGTACTTGCAGCCTTTACCATCCCTGCAAGTTATAGGATAGACACTTCTGTGTTTTCAAATAAAGTGAAGTCGCTTTTAGGAAAGCTCAACACCCAAATTGATAATAGTACTGCAAACTCCAAGCGTATGTTAAACCATGACGAATTGCATGTGTTGGATAAAGTTACCACGCTTTCTAAAGATGCCCATACGCCACTGCAACGTCTAGAACACGCATTGCACCCGATTGTAGGGTTTGTGATACTTCCAATCTTTGCTTTTTCCAATGCAGGTGTGACTGTTTCAGGTAATTTTATTCAGGACCTTATGAGCCCTTTGGCATTAGGTATTATCCTTGGCCTTAGTCTAGGAAAGCTGTTAGGTATTGCTTTGTTTTGTAAACTTGTTGTTGCGCTAAAATGGACTAAGCTTCCTAAAAATGTGACTTGGATGCATATTTACGGCGTTGCCTTGTTGGCTGGCGTTGGTTTCACCATGTCCCTATTTATTACGGATCTTGCTTTCTTGAATCCGGATACTATTAACCAAGCGAAGATTGGTGTATTAACGGCCTCTACCATTTCAGGTGTGCTCGGCTACCTTATCTTAAGTAAAGCACCACGTAGAAAGAAAGTGGCTGAACAATCTGATGTTTCAGGAGCGGTTCCTGTCTAG
- a CDS encoding single-stranded DNA-binding protein, protein MANIKNKVYLNGFLGRDPEIKTFSNNRTMARMSIGVSESYKNYSGQWMSDTNWHTLVAWGKLAEYAESNLHKGAEVKVEGKLVSRSYEDNSGKRNYITEVVVYDIELVPRKEKAEAE, encoded by the coding sequence ATGGCTAACATTAAAAACAAAGTTTACTTGAATGGTTTTTTAGGCAGAGATCCTGAGATTAAGACATTTTCTAATAACCGCACCATGGCACGGATGTCTATCGGAGTGTCCGAGTCGTACAAAAATTATTCTGGACAATGGATGTCAGATACCAATTGGCATACATTGGTGGCGTGGGGGAAACTTGCAGAGTACGCTGAGAGTAATCTGCATAAGGGGGCAGAAGTTAAGGTGGAAGGGAAGCTGGTTTCCAGGAGCTATGAAGATAATTCAGGAAAGAGAAACTATATTACAGAAGTTGTAGTTTATGACATTGAATTAGTTCCAAGGAAAGAAAAGGCAGAGGCAGAATAA
- a CDS encoding DUF2490 domain-containing protein: MGADLASKLAQISKAFYLFLALSFSTSYFVQAQVPDRKIVYPHTLLWNKLEVAEIIENTKFGIGFDAIHRRSNELGTGTVFDRHLRTSVRPWVHYQFSPYARLSVSPLGYFHSNEYAALEADLERPTFHELRSTIQFFHHHPMLGGRIMHTWRYRYEFRNQYQPGSESYRFFTRFRFRYRIRVMLNTPDFYTPGTIYAAVSNEIGLNIGRNVVMNTFNQNRVYAGIGYRFLNAMRVELRYLDRFRTRGATGFEFDHGRGIMIALNIDQLTYIGRRYTRPIQYAD, encoded by the coding sequence TTGGGAGCAGACTTGGCATCTAAATTGGCACAAATCAGCAAAGCTTTTTATCTCTTTTTAGCTTTATCATTTTCAACTTCTTATTTTGTACAAGCGCAGGTACCAGACAGGAAAATAGTGTATCCACATACACTGTTATGGAACAAGTTGGAAGTAGCGGAAATTATTGAAAACACAAAATTCGGTATTGGCTTTGATGCCATACACAGACGCTCAAATGAGCTTGGGACAGGAACTGTATTTGATCGACACCTCCGTACGAGCGTACGTCCTTGGGTACACTATCAGTTTTCTCCTTATGCAAGACTATCTGTTAGTCCGTTAGGGTATTTTCACAGTAACGAATATGCTGCTTTAGAGGCAGATTTGGAGCGACCTACCTTTCACGAACTGCGATCCACCATCCAATTTTTCCATCATCATCCCATGTTAGGTGGACGAATTATGCATACTTGGCGTTATAGGTATGAGTTTCGTAACCAATATCAACCAGGCAGCGAAAGTTATCGCTTTTTCACAAGGTTTCGTTTCCGTTATAGAATAAGGGTAATGCTCAACACACCAGACTTTTATACACCAGGCACCATATATGCAGCTGTATCCAATGAAATTGGTTTAAATATTGGAAGAAATGTAGTAATGAACACTTTTAACCAAAACCGTGTTTATGCCGGGATAGGATACCGATTCCTTAATGCAATGAGGGTTGAACTCCGGTATCTTGACCGCTTCCGTACCCGCGGAGCTACAGGTTTTGAATTTGATCATGGAAGGGGAATTATGATAGCCCTTAATATTGACCAGTTAACCTATATTGGCAGAAGGTATACTCGACCTATTCAATATGCCGATTAA